The following are encoded together in the Flammeovirga agarivorans genome:
- a CDS encoding NAD(P)H-dependent glycerol-3-phosphate dehydrogenase — MGQETKHSQFLEDQNVIPDISKIAVIGGGSWATALVKILSDGGKTKLHWWIRNQDDINHIRQYNSNPRYLPSAKISPEHVIPFSNIKDAIREANCILLAVPAAFVLDAIKDLTPKDFENKFVISAIKGLIPEKHILVTEHIEKNFSVHHKRVAVIGGPCHAEEVAMEKQAYLTIASGSKRFGKELSEAMQNRYIKTTSIRDIYGVEYSAVMKNIVAISCGIAHGLGYGDNFQAVLVSNAMQEVQYFLKAAYHIKRNLLGTAYLGDMLVTSYSQFSRNRTFGNMIGHGYSVKAAQLEMQMVAEGYYAVKSIYEIAKRLDIENDLPITRAVYNILYERISPIVEFRILKDQLN; from the coding sequence GTGGGACAAGAAACAAAACATTCACAGTTCTTAGAAGACCAAAATGTTATTCCAGACATCTCTAAAATTGCAGTAATTGGAGGAGGTAGCTGGGCCACCGCATTAGTGAAAATCTTGTCAGATGGAGGAAAAACCAAGTTACATTGGTGGATTAGAAATCAGGATGATATTAACCATATCAGACAGTACAATTCTAATCCTAGATATTTACCATCAGCCAAGATCTCTCCGGAACATGTGATCCCTTTCAGTAATATAAAAGATGCTATCAGAGAAGCGAATTGCATCCTTCTAGCTGTCCCTGCAGCCTTTGTTCTTGATGCTATAAAAGATCTAACTCCAAAAGATTTTGAAAATAAATTTGTTATCTCTGCCATTAAGGGACTAATACCAGAGAAACATATTCTAGTTACTGAACACATCGAAAAGAATTTTAGTGTACACCATAAGCGTGTTGCTGTTATTGGCGGTCCCTGTCATGCAGAGGAAGTAGCCATGGAAAAGCAGGCTTATTTAACTATTGCTTCTGGGAGCAAAAGGTTCGGAAAAGAACTCTCTGAGGCCATGCAAAACCGTTACATTAAAACAACATCTATTAGAGATATTTATGGTGTAGAATATTCTGCTGTAATGAAAAATATCGTTGCTATTTCATGTGGTATCGCCCATGGATTAGGCTATGGAGACAACTTTCAAGCAGTTTTAGTATCTAATGCAATGCAAGAAGTACAGTACTTTTTGAAGGCAGCTTACCATATTAAAAGAAACTTATTAGGAACAGCATATTTAGGAGATATGCTTGTGACCTCTTATTCTCAATTTAGTAGAAACAGGACTTTTGGTAATATGATTGGCCATGGGTATTCTGTTAAAGCAGCACAACTTGAAATGCAGATGGTTGCTGAGGGTTATTATGCTGTAAAGAGTATCTATGAAATTGCAAAAAGGTTAGATATTGAAAATGACCTACCAATCACAAGAGCCGTTTATAACATTCTATATGAGAGAATTTCACCAATTGTGGAGTTCAGAATTTTGAAAGATCAACTTAACTAA
- a CDS encoding chorismate mutase has protein sequence MKDIQPLESWSVVKNGGPIAIAGPCSAESEDQLMETCRQITKEIDITMLRAGIWKPRTRPGSFEGIGEEGLKWFANVKKELNMPITTEVANAQHVELALKYGVDVLWIGARSTVNPFTIQEIADALKGVKDVPVMIKNPINPDVALWKGAIERIYGAGVRQIAGIHRGFSSFEKTQYRNVPMWKLAIALKTELPNLPLICDPSHIGGTRDLIYPVSQKAIDLDFDGLMIETHRDPDNAWSDASQQVTPKRLAEILNEVKIKKSTTDAEEVNSQLETLRSKIDRLDNELLEVLSQRMKVVNEIGDYKRDNNLTVFQAGRWIDIFQNRPEQAEKLGLSKSFMEQVFKLVHDESIRLQTAVVNTEKA, from the coding sequence ATGAAAGATATACAACCATTAGAAAGTTGGTCAGTAGTGAAAAATGGGGGTCCCATTGCCATTGCTGGGCCATGTAGCGCAGAATCTGAAGACCAGTTAATGGAAACTTGTCGTCAGATTACAAAAGAGATTGACATTACTATGCTTCGTGCTGGTATTTGGAAACCACGTACTAGACCAGGTTCATTCGAGGGTATCGGTGAAGAAGGTTTAAAGTGGTTTGCTAATGTTAAGAAAGAATTGAACATGCCAATCACAACTGAGGTAGCAAATGCTCAACATGTTGAGTTAGCTCTTAAGTATGGTGTTGATGTTCTTTGGATCGGTGCTCGTAGTACTGTGAACCCATTTACTATTCAAGAAATTGCTGATGCATTGAAAGGTGTGAAGGATGTTCCTGTAATGATCAAGAACCCTATCAACCCAGATGTAGCATTATGGAAAGGTGCAATTGAGCGTATTTATGGTGCAGGTGTTCGTCAGATCGCTGGTATCCACCGTGGTTTCTCATCATTTGAGAAAACTCAGTACAGAAATGTACCTATGTGGAAATTAGCTATCGCTTTAAAAACAGAGCTTCCTAACTTACCATTAATTTGTGACCCATCTCATATCGGTGGTACAAGAGACCTTATCTACCCAGTATCTCAAAAAGCAATCGACTTAGACTTTGACGGTCTAATGATCGAAACACATAGAGATCCAGATAATGCTTGGTCTGATGCTTCACAACAAGTTACTCCAAAGCGTTTAGCTGAGATCTTGAACGAAGTGAAAATCAAGAAAAGTACAACTGATGCTGAAGAAGTAAACTCTCAATTAGAAACTTTACGTTCTAAAATTGATCGTTTAGATAACGAACTTCTTGAAGTTTTATCTCAAAGAATGAAAGTAGTTAACGAAATCGGTGACTACAAGCGTGATAACAACTTAACAGTATTCCAAGCAGGTCGTTGGATCGATATCTTCCAAAACCGTCCTGAGCAAGCTGAAAAGTTAGGTTTGAGCAAATCTTTCATGGAGCAAGTATTCAAACTAGTTCATGACGAGTCTATCCGTCTTCAAACTGCAGTAGTTAACACTGAAAAGGCGTAA
- the aroB gene encoding 3-dehydroquinate synthase: MSINKVTFLDKIESSTFEGLVSYTNLAVIVDENTKRDCYPLVQDFLPSHILIEVVSGEENKTLDTCQHIWQELTNAGFDRKAAVLDLGGGVIGDMGGFCASTYKRGIDFWQMPTTLLSQVDASVGGKLGIDFGKLKNHIGVFRVPDNVLIYPEFIKTLPANELRSGFAEVIKHCLIADAGHWETVSSMPLSDQDLAMIIPHSIGIKDKVVTSDPTEKGLRKILNYGHTVGHAIESYLLDIPGRKLLHGEAIAVGMIAEAYLSTQFTGLSKEELVKIQEYILSVYGKVELKESDLEHLYAYLLQDKKNTGKKLSHSLLTKIGDCTYDQFIEWTDIEKSIRYYMSL; this comes from the coding sequence ATGAGCATCAATAAAGTAACATTTTTAGATAAAATTGAATCATCAACTTTTGAAGGGTTAGTGTCATATACTAATCTAGCAGTAATTGTTGATGAAAATACAAAAAGAGATTGTTACCCTCTTGTTCAAGACTTTCTACCATCTCATATTTTAATTGAGGTAGTAAGTGGAGAGGAAAACAAAACTCTAGATACTTGTCAACATATCTGGCAGGAGCTAACCAATGCAGGTTTTGACCGTAAAGCGGCAGTACTTGACTTAGGTGGTGGTGTAATTGGAGATATGGGAGGTTTTTGTGCTTCTACCTACAAAAGAGGAATTGACTTCTGGCAAATGCCCACAACATTGCTTTCTCAAGTTGATGCTTCTGTTGGAGGTAAGCTCGGTATTGACTTTGGTAAATTGAAAAACCATATCGGCGTATTTAGAGTACCTGATAATGTTCTGATTTATCCTGAGTTTATTAAAACTCTTCCAGCGAATGAATTGAGGTCGGGTTTTGCTGAAGTAATCAAACACTGTTTAATTGCTGATGCAGGACATTGGGAGACAGTATCATCAATGCCATTAAGTGATCAAGATTTAGCTATGATTATTCCTCATTCAATAGGAATTAAAGATAAAGTAGTTACTTCTGATCCTACTGAAAAGGGATTAAGGAAAATATTGAATTATGGTCATACAGTTGGTCACGCTATAGAATCTTACCTTTTAGACATCCCTGGAAGAAAGCTTCTGCATGGTGAAGCAATTGCTGTAGGTATGATTGCAGAGGCTTATTTATCTACTCAATTTACAGGTTTATCAAAAGAAGAGTTAGTAAAAATTCAAGAATATATCTTATCTGTTTATGGTAAGGTTGAATTAAAGGAAAGTGATTTAGAGCATTTGTATGCTTACTTATTGCAGGATAAGAAGAATACTGGCAAAAAGTTAAGTCATTCCTTACTAACAAAAATTGGTGATTGTACTTATGATCAATTTATCGAATGGACGGATATTGAGAAGTCAATTCGTTATTATATGAGTTTATAA
- the ileS gene encoding isoleucine--tRNA ligase, producing the protein MGFKEYKGLDLVAANKEIRQYWEEQNIFDKSVSSRQGNPSFVFYEGPPSANGAPGIHHVMGRAVKDLFNRYKTLKGFEVKRKAGWDTHGLPVELKVEKELGITKEDIGKKISVDDYNAACRKTVMEFKEQWDELTRQMGYWVDLKTPYITFEKNYMESVWYLLKELYKKDLLYKGYTIQPYSPAAGTGLSSHELNQPGAYRDVTDTTITAQFKAIDEGNNSALFSDLHGDLFFLAWTTTPWTLSSNAALAVGKNIDYVKVQTYNAYTFEPITVILAKDRLNAYVTKKQLDADFDAYEKGAKVVPAKVVAELKGADLVGTKYEQLLPYVKPEGKAFEVIPGDFVTTEDGTGIVHIAPTFGADDQRVANLAGISPVVVFDEKGEPLPLVDKTGRYVKEMGEFGEQFVKSEYEEEVAAEKGYKSMDVRIAIKLKTENRAFLVAKYVHSYPHCWRTDKPVLYYPLDSWFIRTTAVKDRLVELNKTINWKPKATGEGRFGNWLENLVDWNLSRSRYWGTPLPIWRTEDGNEEVCIGSVAELGELVKKSVKAGVMPRNPKYITDNDELTEEFDLHRPYVDDIVLVSESGKPMYRETDLIDVWFDSGAMPYAQWHYPFENKDIFDGSFPADFIAEGVDQTRGWFFTLHAIAGMTQDSVAYKNVVSNGLVLDAKGAKMSKRVGNVIDPFETMGEHGADATRWYMISNANPWDNLKFDLEGVKETKRKFFGTLYNTYSFFSLYANLDNFTYSEAEVPMEDRHESDRWILSRLNTLVKEVDAAFNDYEPTKAARAIQAFTIEDMSNWYVRLNRKRFWKGEYASDKIAAYQTLYTCLETISVLMSPIAPFFADRLFQDLNAATGKDKAESVHLANFPSVNEALINIDLEEKMHLAQVISSLTHSIRKKDKLKVRQPLQRILIPDVNAKVTAQIKAVEDVIAAEVNIKEIEFLTEENEGMFVKHIKPNFATLGRKYGKLMKGIAGTVNQMSQDDIKAIESTGSYTFDVDGNEVVLGIEDVLITSDDIPGWSMAKDQGITVALDITLTEELKKEGIARDIVNRVQNIRKDSGLEVQDKINIVAEKGDELVNGAFESFKDYICEETQAVSLSVEDAVADATVLDLDGVEVKLKVSK; encoded by the coding sequence ATGGGATTTAAAGAATACAAAGGCCTTGACCTTGTAGCAGCGAACAAAGAGATTCGCCAATATTGGGAAGAGCAAAATATCTTCGATAAGTCTGTCTCATCAAGACAGGGTAATCCATCATTCGTTTTCTATGAAGGACCTCCTTCAGCTAACGGTGCACCTGGTATTCACCACGTGATGGGCCGTGCTGTAAAAGACCTTTTTAATAGATACAAAACATTAAAAGGATTTGAAGTAAAGCGTAAAGCTGGATGGGATACTCACGGTTTACCAGTTGAGTTGAAAGTAGAAAAAGAGCTTGGCATTACTAAAGAAGATATTGGTAAGAAAATTTCTGTTGATGACTATAACGCTGCTTGCCGTAAAACGGTAATGGAATTCAAAGAGCAGTGGGATGAGTTAACTAGACAAATGGGATATTGGGTAGACTTAAAAACACCTTATATCACTTTTGAAAAGAATTATATGGAATCTGTATGGTACTTATTAAAAGAACTGTACAAGAAAGATTTATTATACAAAGGATATACTATCCAACCGTATTCTCCTGCAGCAGGTACAGGTTTATCTTCTCACGAATTAAACCAGCCAGGTGCTTATAGAGATGTAACGGATACAACGATTACTGCTCAATTCAAAGCAATTGATGAGGGCAATAATTCAGCTTTATTCTCAGATTTACACGGTGATTTATTCTTCCTAGCATGGACGACAACTCCTTGGACGTTATCATCTAACGCAGCATTAGCGGTAGGTAAGAATATCGATTACGTAAAAGTTCAAACGTACAATGCGTATACTTTTGAGCCAATTACTGTAATCTTAGCCAAAGATCGTTTAAATGCTTATGTAACGAAGAAGCAATTAGATGCTGACTTTGATGCCTATGAAAAGGGTGCTAAAGTTGTTCCTGCAAAAGTAGTTGCCGAATTAAAAGGTGCTGACTTAGTAGGTACAAAATATGAGCAATTATTGCCATATGTAAAACCTGAAGGTAAAGCATTTGAAGTAATCCCTGGTGATTTCGTAACTACTGAAGACGGTACAGGTATCGTTCACATTGCTCCAACTTTTGGTGCAGATGACCAGAGAGTTGCTAACCTTGCAGGTATTTCTCCAGTTGTTGTATTTGACGAAAAAGGTGAGCCACTTCCATTAGTAGACAAAACAGGTCGCTATGTAAAAGAAATGGGAGAGTTCGGTGAGCAATTCGTTAAATCAGAATACGAAGAGGAAGTAGCTGCTGAAAAGGGTTACAAATCAATGGACGTTCGTATCGCTATTAAATTGAAGACTGAGAACAGAGCATTCTTAGTAGCGAAGTATGTCCACAGTTACCCACACTGTTGGAGAACAGATAAACCGGTTTTATACTATCCATTAGATTCTTGGTTTATCCGTACTACGGCTGTAAAAGATCGTTTAGTTGAATTAAACAAAACAATCAACTGGAAGCCAAAAGCAACAGGTGAAGGACGTTTCGGAAACTGGTTAGAAAACTTAGTAGACTGGAACTTGTCACGTTCACGTTATTGGGGTACTCCACTTCCAATTTGGAGAACTGAAGATGGAAACGAAGAAGTTTGTATCGGTTCAGTAGCTGAATTGGGTGAATTAGTGAAAAAATCAGTGAAGGCAGGGGTAATGCCAAGAAATCCTAAGTACATCACAGATAATGATGAGTTGACTGAGGAATTCGACTTACACCGTCCTTACGTAGATGATATCGTATTAGTATCAGAAAGCGGTAAGCCAATGTATCGTGAAACAGACCTTATTGATGTTTGGTTTGATTCAGGAGCAATGCCTTATGCTCAATGGCACTATCCATTCGAAAATAAAGATATTTTCGATGGTTCATTCCCTGCGGACTTTATTGCAGAAGGTGTTGACCAAACACGTGGTTGGTTCTTTACATTACATGCAATTGCAGGTATGACACAAGACTCAGTAGCTTACAAAAACGTAGTTTCTAATGGTTTAGTATTAGATGCGAAAGGAGCGAAAATGTCTAAGCGTGTTGGTAACGTGATTGATCCATTCGAAACAATGGGAGAACACGGTGCTGATGCTACTCGTTGGTACATGATTTCAAATGCCAACCCATGGGATAACTTGAAGTTTGACTTAGAAGGCGTAAAAGAAACAAAACGTAAGTTCTTCGGAACACTTTACAATACGTATTCTTTCTTCTCATTATATGCTAACTTAGACAACTTCACGTACTCAGAAGCGGAAGTTCCTATGGAAGATCGTCATGAGTCTGACCGTTGGATTTTATCTCGTCTTAACACATTAGTGAAAGAGGTAGATGCAGCATTCAATGACTATGAGCCAACAAAAGCAGCGAGAGCAATCCAAGCGTTTACAATCGAAGACATGTCGAACTGGTATGTAAGATTAAACCGTAAGCGTTTCTGGAAAGGAGAGTATGCATCAGATAAGATTGCAGCTTACCAAACGCTTTACACTTGCTTGGAAACAATTTCAGTATTAATGTCTCCAATTGCTCCATTCTTCGCGGATCGTTTATTCCAAGATTTGAATGCGGCTACAGGAAAAGATAAAGCAGAGTCAGTTCACTTAGCGAACTTCCCTTCAGTAAATGAAGCGTTGATCAACATCGATTTAGAAGAGAAGATGCACTTGGCACAAGTAATTTCATCACTTACACACTCTATCCGTAAGAAAGATAAATTGAAAGTACGTCAGCCATTACAACGTATCTTGATTCCAGATGTAAATGCTAAAGTAACTGCTCAAATCAAAGCTGTTGAAGATGTAATTGCGGCCGAAGTAAACATTAAAGAAATCGAATTCTTGACAGAAGAAAACGAAGGAATGTTTGTGAAGCACATCAAACCAAACTTTGCAACTTTAGGTAGAAAGTACGGTAAACTTATGAAAGGCATTGCAGGTACAGTAAACCAAATGTCACAAGACGACATCAAAGCAATCGAGTCAACAGGTTCTTATACTTTTGATGTAGATGGCAATGAAGTAGTTCTTGGTATTGAGGATGTATTGATTACTTCGGATGATATCCCAGGTTGGTCAATGGCAAAAGATCAAGGTATTACAGTAGCATTAGATATCACTTTAACAGAAGAGTTGAAGAAAGAAGGTATCGCTCGTGATATTGTAAATCGTGTACAAAATATCCGTAAAGACTCTGGTTTAGAAGTACAAGACAAAATCAATATCGTTGCTGAAAAAGGTGATGAGTTGGTAAATGGTGCTTTCGAGTCATTCAAGGATTATATCTGTGAAGAAACACAAGCTGTTTCATTATCAGTAGAAGATGCCGTTGCAGATGCAACTGTACTTGACCTTGATGGAGTTGAAGTAAAATTAAAAGTGAGCAAGTAA
- the hppD gene encoding 4-hydroxyphenylpyruvate dioxygenase, whose product MLISEKHHTTDVDFLPINGTDHIEFYVGNAKQAAYFYQTAFGFKLVAYAGPETGIRDRASYVLQQDKLRFVFTTSLESKSVIANHVHKHGDGVKVLALWVDDARQSYEETIKRGAASVQAPYTQKDENGEVIMASIRTYGDTIHTFVERKNYTGAFLPNFVAKEPLMDITPIGLKYVDHCVGNVELGEMNKWVQFYEDVMGFKLLLTFDDNDISTDYTALMSKVVSNGNGYVKFPINEPADGKRKSQIEEYLEFYNGAGVQHIAVATDDICHTVSELRKRGIEFLYVPDNYYEDLKDRVGDIDEEIEKLKELNILVDRDEEGYLLQIFTKPVEDRPTLFFEIIQRKGAKSFGKGNFKALFEAIEREQALRGNL is encoded by the coding sequence ATGCTAATCTCAGAGAAACATCACACTACTGATGTGGATTTTCTGCCTATCAATGGTACAGATCACATCGAGTTCTATGTGGGTAATGCTAAGCAAGCTGCCTACTTCTATCAAACAGCATTTGGCTTTAAACTTGTCGCTTATGCTGGACCTGAGACAGGAATCCGAGACCGTGCTAGCTATGTTCTACAACAAGATAAACTTCGTTTTGTCTTCACCACATCACTAGAATCTAAATCTGTCATCGCCAACCATGTACACAAACATGGAGATGGAGTTAAAGTACTTGCTCTTTGGGTAGACGATGCTCGTCAATCATACGAAGAGACAATCAAAAGAGGAGCTGCTAGTGTTCAAGCTCCATATACACAAAAAGATGAGAATGGAGAAGTCATTATGGCAAGTATCAGAACCTACGGCGATACTATTCACACATTTGTGGAAAGAAAAAACTACACAGGAGCATTCCTTCCTAATTTCGTAGCCAAAGAACCTTTAATGGACATCACTCCGATTGGTCTAAAGTATGTTGACCATTGTGTAGGTAACGTTGAATTAGGAGAAATGAACAAGTGGGTTCAATTCTATGAAGATGTCATGGGCTTTAAGCTTCTATTAACTTTTGATGATAATGATATTTCTACAGACTATACTGCACTCATGTCAAAAGTGGTATCCAATGGTAATGGATATGTTAAATTCCCTATCAATGAACCAGCAGATGGCAAGAGAAAATCTCAGATTGAAGAGTATTTAGAGTTCTATAATGGTGCAGGTGTACAACATATTGCTGTTGCTACAGATGACATTTGCCATACAGTAAGTGAGCTTAGAAAAAGAGGAATCGAGTTCTTGTATGTCCCTGATAATTACTATGAGGATCTTAAGGACCGAGTGGGTGATATTGATGAAGAAATTGAAAAACTAAAGGAACTCAATATTCTTGTAGATAGAGATGAGGAAGGGTACTTACTTCAAATCTTCACAAAACCTGTTGAGGATAGACCTACTTTATTCTTTGAGATCATACAAAGAAAAGGTGCTAAATCATTCGGTAAAGGTAACTTCAAAGCGCTATTCGAAGCTATCGAAAGAGAGCAAGCTTTAAGAGGTAATCTGTAA
- a CDS encoding alpha/beta hydrolase, protein MKKHILLPLFFLISFVSFCQVKTIKYSQKNNIPYYSEAVRGGDDYIKERCVLDVYYPTNIQDYPTIVWFHGGGLTSYHKEIPETLKEQGVAVIGVNYRLYPKVKAPKYIDDAAAAVAWVFKNIEDFGGDASKIIIAGHSAGGYLASMVGLDKSYLQKHDIDANDIAGLVPFSGHCITHFTVRKERGIEGEQPIIDNLAPLYHVRPDAPPLLLITGDRELELLGRYEENAYMYRMMKVAGHKDTRLLELDGYDHGMVYPALPLLLKEVERICGQ, encoded by the coding sequence ATGAAAAAGCATATATTATTACCCCTGTTTTTCCTAATTTCATTTGTATCGTTTTGCCAAGTAAAAACGATCAAATATTCACAAAAGAACAATATTCCATATTACTCCGAAGCGGTAAGAGGAGGAGATGATTATATTAAAGAGAGGTGTGTGTTGGATGTTTATTACCCAACAAATATTCAGGATTACCCCACTATTGTTTGGTTTCATGGAGGAGGTCTTACATCGTATCATAAAGAAATTCCTGAGACTTTAAAAGAACAAGGAGTAGCTGTTATTGGTGTAAACTATCGACTTTATCCAAAGGTTAAGGCTCCAAAATATATTGATGATGCAGCCGCCGCTGTAGCTTGGGTGTTCAAAAATATAGAAGACTTTGGAGGAGATGCTTCTAAGATCATTATAGCAGGTCATTCTGCTGGAGGATACTTAGCAAGCATGGTAGGGTTAGATAAATCTTATCTACAAAAACATGATATTGATGCTAATGATATCGCGGGCTTGGTCCCATTTAGTGGCCATTGTATCACACATTTTACCGTAAGGAAGGAAAGAGGAATAGAAGGCGAGCAACCTATAATTGATAATCTAGCCCCATTATACCATGTGAGACCAGATGCACCGCCATTATTATTGATCACTGGCGATAGAGAATTAGAACTATTGGGTAGATATGAGGAAAATGCCTATATGTATAGAATGATGAAGGTCGCAGGACATAAAGATACAAGGCTTTTAGAATTGGATGGTTATGATCATGGAATGGTTTACCCAGCATTACCATTACTATTAAAAGAAGTTGAAAGAATCTGTGGTCAGTAA